From the genome of Tachysurus vachellii isolate PV-2020 chromosome 2, HZAU_Pvac_v1, whole genome shotgun sequence, one region includes:
- the LOC132841781 gene encoding astrocytic phosphoprotein PEA-15: MSEYSSLLKDLCENITNEDLEQLKSACKEDIPDDQSNSITSSKEWFSYLEKNDKLAQDNLSYIEHIFEISRRPDLLTRVVEYRTTVLKISEDDEIDTKLTRIPSAKKYKDIIRQPSEDEIIKLAPPPKKV, translated from the exons ATGTCAGAATACAGCTCTTTGCTGAAAGATCTTTGCGAGAACATCACTAACGAGGATCTGGAGCAGCTGAAGTCAGCCTGCAAGGAGGACATACCTGATGACCAGAGCAACTCCATCACTTCTTCCAAAGAGTGGTTCAGTTACCTGGAAAAAAATGATAAGCTAGCTCAGG ATAACCTTTCCTACATTGAGCACATCTTTGAGATCTCGCGGAGGCCTGATCTTTTGACCCGGGTCGTCGAGTACCGTACAACAGTGCTGAAGATCTCAGAAGATGATGAAATTGACACCAAACTCACACGGATCCCATCGGCCAAGAAGTACAAGG acATCATTCGCCAACCTTCAGAAGATGAGATTATCAAGTTAGCCCCTCCTCCTAAGAAAGTCTAA